A region of Ictidomys tridecemlineatus isolate mIctTri1 chromosome 4, mIctTri1.hap1, whole genome shotgun sequence DNA encodes the following proteins:
- the LOC101977911 gene encoding olfactory receptor 51G2, translating into MTLGPVGNSSSMTSSFLLSGIPGLENMHIWISIPLCFMYLVSILGNCTILFIIKTEPSLHEPMYLFLSMLALTDLGLSLCTLPTVLGIFWVGARDIGHDACFAQLFFIHCLSFLESSVLLSMAFDRFVAICRPLHYASILTNTVIGRIGLASLGRSVALIFPLPFMLKRFPYCGSPVLSHSYCLHQEVMKLACADIKANSIYGMFVIVSTVGVDSLLILFSYALILRTVLSIASRAERLKALNTCVSHICAVLLFYTPMIGLSVIHRFGKKAPHLVQVVMGFVYLLFPPVMNPIVYSVKTKQIRDRVTHALCY; encoded by the coding sequence ATGACACTGGGACCCGTGGGAAACAGCAGCAGCATGACGTCTTCCTTCCTGCTGAGTGGCATTCCTGGGCTGGAGAACATGCACATCTGGATCTCCATCCCACTATGCTTCATGTACCTGGTCTCCATCCTGGGCAACTGCACAATTCTTTTCATCATTAAAACAGAGCCCTCCCTCCATGAGCCTATGTACCTCTTCTTGTCCATGCTGGCTCTGACTGACCTAGGGCTGTCCCTTTGCACCCTCCCAACAGTACTGGGTATCTTTTGGGTTGGGGCACGAGATATTGGCCATGATGCCTGTTTTGCCCAGCTCTTTTTCATTCACTGCTTGTCCTTCCTGGAGTCCTCTGTGCTACTGTCTATGGCTTTTGACCGTTTTGTGGCCATTTGCCGCCCCCTGCACTATGCTTCCATTCTCACCAACACAGTCATTGGCAGAATTGGCCTTGCATCTCTGGGCCGGAGCGTAGCCCTCATTTTCCCCTTGCCTTTTATGCTCAAAAGATTCCCCTACTGTGGCTCTCCAGTCCTCTCACATTCCTATTGCCTCCACCAAGAGGTGATGAAATTGGCCTGTGCAGACATTAAGGCCAATAGTATCTATGGCATGTTTGTCATTGTCTCCACAGTAGGTGTAGACTCACTGCTGATCCTCTTCTCCTATGCTCTGATCCTGCGAACTGTGTTATCCATTGCCTCCAGGGCTGAGAGGCTCAAAGCTCTTAACACATGTGTTTCCCATATCTGTGCTGTACTCCTCTTCTACACTCCCATGATTGGCTTGTCTGTCATCCATCGCTTTGGAAAGAAGGCACCCCATCTGGTCCAGGTGGTTATGGGCTTTGTGTATCTTTTGTTCCCCCCTGTGATGAACCCCATTGTTTACAGTGTGAAGACCAAACAGATTCGTGATCGGGTGACCCATGCTCTTTGTTACTAA